The following coding sequences are from one Humulus lupulus chromosome X, drHumLupu1.1, whole genome shotgun sequence window:
- the LOC133803764 gene encoding uncharacterized protein LOC133803764 isoform X1: protein MQLMETGFENDTVLALIVFSLQYVLGNHEYWKYKAKHTRWRITLKVLELIKKGIALTSYAGKLVGVIWDMLLSVSSIHSALFRIIRMTSQALEV, encoded by the exons ATGCAGCTGATGGAAACAGGATTTGAGAATGATACTGTTCTTGCATTAATTGTCTTTTCTCTACAGTATGTTCTTGGAAACCATGAATATTGGAAATACAAGGCGAAGCATACTCGCTGGAGAATAACATTGAAG gTGCTTGAACTGATTAAAAAAGGTATCGCGTTGACATCATACGCAGGAAAGCTGGTTGGGGTCATCTGGGACATGTTACTTTCTGTTTCTTCAATCCATAGTGCTCTTTTTCGGATTATTCGCATGACTTCACAAGCATTGGAGGTCTGA
- the LOC133803764 gene encoding ABC transporter C family member 12-like isoform X2, producing MLSHLGLLYAKGTFFGWMNPLMQRAYQRPITEKEVWKLDTWDRTETLNAKFQECWVKESQKPKPWLLKALNSSLGGR from the exons ATGCTTTCTCACTTGGGTTTGCTTTATGCCAAAG GAACATTCTTTGGTTGGATGAATCCCCTTATGCAGCGTGCATATCAAAGACCAATAACAGAGAAGGAAGTGTGGAAGTTAGATACTTGGGATAGAACAGAAACACTGAATGCTAA GTTCCAAGAATGTTGGGTTAAAGAATCTCAGAAGCCAAAGCCATGGCTATTAAAAGCATTAAACAGTAGCCTTGGAGGAAGGTAA